The Primulina eburnea isolate SZY01 chromosome 8, ASM2296580v1, whole genome shotgun sequence genome contains a region encoding:
- the LOC140839486 gene encoding calmodulin-interacting protein 111-like isoform X1, which translates to MPSKKKNSKASSPSPSALSSSNSSPFDEDFSSSLDEASAKFPAFFAKSAFIGRIVEGNVSDSRGCKLWLPESAMISRSIPPGSVVSVSLPSLDKAPGGFSLTDISYECATHFGFDCEDNISDEAGSFFALATVFPSSKVLKNEIHLSSSLLCTLGCPDSGRTVFVCPVEFQQLTENGIGKPSGLSDVCLSSDGCKELYLSPVCLKGKFQLESVTSSHYDLSMEVELGSVENDKISSPKTPSVSLPKVSSPCSMQPHMSGYKKLASKTAYKSHESIDILDVKDVLEDDSSRKLLETCTTSWLSSRSLLRGNFVIVPLLSRKCVFRVIGSERLSSVGQNLNNRNNGPATGAPDLSKGMVCVFSVDRGTKVHLLLPRNSMVETSVTSSLTHPEVRHGSNIESMGVSVSKLGGLSTEFSILKDIIVSSAVKGSVASLGLRPTKGVLLHGPPGTGKTTLARVCANDVGVNLFLVSGPEIISQYQGESEQALDEVFKKASLAVPAVIFIDELDAIAPARKDGGDQVSQRMVATLLNLMDGMSRTDGILVVAATNRPDSIEPALRRPGRLDREIEIGVPSPQQRYEILLALLREMQHSLSDKDVLTLAMATHGFVGADLAALCNEAALICLRQFVNLNVCIGEQYFKISTAANDSVSSTSSRSDIVCLSSDMDICQVLGDSINSNLEASFSHDSEIVSSSDFMDGIGTTGACAPKGDLKVTSEDFEKARDRIRPSAMREVVLEVPKVSWEDVGGQMEVKMQLMEAVEWPQKHKDAFKRIGTRPPTGILLFGPPGCSKTLLARAVASEAGLNFLAVKGPELFSKWVGESEKAVQSLFAKARANAPSIIFFDEIDGLAIIRGKESDGVSVGDRVMSQLLVELDGLQQRGSVTVIAATNRPDKIDPALLRPGRFDRLLFVGPPNKKDREDIFRVHLRRMPCSSDVCISELSLLTEGCTGADISLICREAAMTAIEENLSASEITMGHLKAGINQVQPSDVQMYSKLSLRFQRLVHATSKEDNSICEPISSKQSPIPLWTKIRSAMLFLYRLPDLLLQRGSS; encoded by the exons ATGCCTTccaagaaaaaaaattctaaagcatCTTCACCTTCACCATCAGCTTTGTCTTCTTCCAATTCGTCACCGTTCGACGAAGATTTCTCGTCATCCCTTGATGAAGCTTCCGCAAAGTTCCCAGCTTTCTTTGCTAAATCGGCGTTCATCGGCAGAATTGTAGAAGGAAACGTTTCCGATTCCAGAGGGTGTAAGCTTTGGCTGCCGGAATCGGCTATGATTTCTAGGTCCATTCCCCCTGGATCTGTTGTTTCG GTTTCCTTGCCTTCTCTGGACAAAGCTCCGGGTGGATTTTCATTGACCGACATATCTTATGAATGTGCTACGCATTTTGGGTTTGACTGCGAAGATAATATTTCTGATGAAGCAGGAAGTTTTTTTGCCCTGGCAACTGTATTTCCTTCTTCTAAG GTTCTAAAGAATGAAATACACTTATCTTCAAGCCTTTTATGTACACTGGGTTGTCCAGATTCTGGTAGGACTGTTTTTGTTTGTCCTGTGGAGTTTCAGCAGTTGACTGAAAATGGAATCGGTAAGCCATCTGGCCTTTCAGATGTTTGTTTGTCATCTGATGGCTGCAAAGAGTTATATCTATCTCCGGTATGTTTGAAGGGTAAATTTCAGTTGGAGAGTGTCACATCATCTCACTATGACTTATCCATGGAAGTTGAACTTGGGTCCGTTGAAAATGACAAAATTTCATCTCCAAAGACACCATCTGTTTCATTGCCTAAAGTGAGCTCTCCCTGCTCAATGCAACCTCATATGTCAGGCTATAAAAAGTTAGCATCAAAGACAGCTTATAAGTCTCATGAATCTATTGACATTCTTGATGTGAAGGATGTTTTGGAGGATGATTCTTCTAGGAAACTTTTAGAAACTTGCACTACCTCATGGTTATCTTCACGAAGTTTACTCCGTGGTAATTTTGTGATAGTCCCATTACTTTCAAGGAAATGTGTATTCCGGGTGATAGGTTCTGAAAGATTGTCTTCAGTTGGTCAGAATCTGAATAATAGAAATAATGGTCCTGCCACTGGAGCTCCAGACTTAAGCAAAGGCATGGTGTGTGTTTTTTCTGTAGATCGGGGAACAAAAGTGCACTTGCTATTACCAAGAAATTCTATGGTTGAAACTTCAGTAACAAGCTCTCTGACGCATCCTGAAGTTAGACATGGAAGTAACATAGAGAGTATGGGAGTCAGCGTTTCAAAGTTGGGAGGCCTTTCCACAGAATTTTCCATTCTGAAAGATATTATAGTTTCGTCAGCTGTGAAGGGTTCGGTTGCAAG CTTGGGTCTACGTCCCACAAAGGGAGTGCTTCTTCATGGCCCACCAGGAACAGGAAAAACTACTTTGGCTCGAGTATGTGCTAATGATGTAGGTGTTAACTTATTTTTAGTCAGTGGACCTGAAATTATTAGTCAATACCAAGGAGAAAGCGAACAAGCATTGGATGAAGTGTTTAAAAAAGCCAGCCTTGCTGTGCCCGCCGTG ATTTTCATAGACGAATTGGATGCGATTGCACCTGCACGCAAAGATGGAGGAGACCAGGTTTCTCAAAGAATGGTTGCTACTCTCTTAAATCTGATGGATGGGATGAGTAGAACTGATGGGATACTAGTTGTTGCTGCAACAAACCGGCCTGATAGCATTGAGCCTGCGCTTAGGAGACCCGGAAGGCTTGACCGAGAAATTGAAATTG GGGTTCCTTCTCCTCAACAACGTTATGAAATATTGCTCGCACTTCTTAGGGAAATGCAGCATTCACTTTCTGACAAGGATGTTCTAACTCTTGCAATGGCCACACATGGTTTTGTTGGTGCTGATTTAGCTGCTCTTTGCAATGAAGCAGCATTGATTTGCCTTCGACAATTTGTTAATTTGAATGTCTGCATTGGAgaacaatatttcaaaatttcaactgCTGCCAATGATTCAGTTAGTTCAACGTCTAGTCGCTCAGATATTGTTTGCTTGAGCAGTGATATGGATATTTGTCAAGTTTTGGGAGATTCTATTAATAGTAATTTGGAGGCTTCTTTTTCCCATGATTCAGAAATAGTAAGCTCATCAGACTTTATGGATGGAATTGGAACAACTGGGGCTTGCGCTCCAAAGGGTGACTTAAAAGTTACTTCCGAGGACTTTGAGAAGGCTAGAGATAGAATAAGACCGAGTGCTATGAGAGAG GTGGTTCTTGAAGTTCCCAAGGTTTCCTGGGAAGATGTTGGTGGCCAGATGGAGGTTAAGATGCAATTAATGGAAGCTGTGGAGTGGCCTCAAAAGCACAAGGATGCTTTCAAGCGCATTGGAACCCGTCCCCCTACAGGAATTTTGCTCTTTGGTCCTCCAGGATGCAGCAAAACTCTTTTGGCTCGTGCAGTAGCTTCTGAAGCGGGGTTGAATTTTCTTGCAGTAAAGGGCCCTGAACTTTTTAGCAAATGGGTTGGTGAATCTGAGAAGGCTGTACAGTCGCTATTTGCGAAGGCAAGGGCAAATGCTCCTTCAATTATATTTTTCGATGAAATTGATGGTCTTGCTATAATTCGTGGAAAAGAAAGCGATGGAGTTTCAGTTGGTGATCGAGTTATGAGTCAACTACTTGTTGAGTTAGATG GTTTGCAACAAAGAGGTAGTGTCACTGTCATTGCTGCTACAAATCGGCCAGATAAGATTGACCCAGCTCTTCTGAGACCAG GACGCTTTGATCGACTGCTGTTCGTGGGACCACCGAATAAAAAGGATCGTGAAGATATATTTCGAGTCCATTTGCGCCGAATGCCATGTAGTTCTGATGTATGCATCAGTGAGCTCTCTCTTCTCACAGAGGGATGTACAGGCGCTGATATTTCTCTTATCTGCCGTGAAGCAGCAATGACAGCTATTGAA GAGAACCTATCGGCATCAGAAATTACAATGGGGCACTTAAAAGCTGGAATTAACCAAGTGCAGCCATCTGATGTGCAGATGTATTCAAAATTATCATTGAGGTTTCAGAGACTCGTTCATGCAACATCTAAGGAAGATAATTCTATATGTGAACCTATTTCAAGTAAACAAAGTCCAATCCCTTTATG GACCAAAATAAGATCTGCTATGCTTTTCCTTTATCGACTCCCGGATCTTTTACTGCAACGAGGTTCTTCCTAA
- the LOC140839486 gene encoding calmodulin-interacting protein 111-like isoform X2: MESGKFQLESVTSSHYDLSMEVELGSVENDKISSPKTPSVSLPKVSSPCSMQPHMSGYKKLASKTAYKSHESIDILDVKDVLEDDSSRKLLETCTTSWLSSRSLLRGNFVIVPLLSRKCVFRVIGSERLSSVGQNLNNRNNGPATGAPDLSKGMVCVFSVDRGTKVHLLLPRNSMVETSVTSSLTHPEVRHGSNIESMGVSVSKLGGLSTEFSILKDIIVSSAVKGSVASLGLRPTKGVLLHGPPGTGKTTLARVCANDVGVNLFLVSGPEIISQYQGESEQALDEVFKKASLAVPAVIFIDELDAIAPARKDGGDQVSQRMVATLLNLMDGMSRTDGILVVAATNRPDSIEPALRRPGRLDREIEIGVPSPQQRYEILLALLREMQHSLSDKDVLTLAMATHGFVGADLAALCNEAALICLRQFVNLNVCIGEQYFKISTAANDSVSSTSSRSDIVCLSSDMDICQVLGDSINSNLEASFSHDSEIVSSSDFMDGIGTTGACAPKGDLKVTSEDFEKARDRIRPSAMREVVLEVPKVSWEDVGGQMEVKMQLMEAVEWPQKHKDAFKRIGTRPPTGILLFGPPGCSKTLLARAVASEAGLNFLAVKGPELFSKWVGESEKAVQSLFAKARANAPSIIFFDEIDGLAIIRGKESDGVSVGDRVMSQLLVELDGLQQRGSVTVIAATNRPDKIDPALLRPGRFDRLLFVGPPNKKDREDIFRVHLRRMPCSSDVCISELSLLTEGCTGADISLICREAAMTAIEENLSASEITMGHLKAGINQVQPSDVQMYSKLSLRFQRLVHATSKEDNSICEPISSKQSPIPLWTKIRSAMLFLYRLPDLLLQRGSS, from the exons ATGGAATCG GGTAAATTTCAGTTGGAGAGTGTCACATCATCTCACTATGACTTATCCATGGAAGTTGAACTTGGGTCCGTTGAAAATGACAAAATTTCATCTCCAAAGACACCATCTGTTTCATTGCCTAAAGTGAGCTCTCCCTGCTCAATGCAACCTCATATGTCAGGCTATAAAAAGTTAGCATCAAAGACAGCTTATAAGTCTCATGAATCTATTGACATTCTTGATGTGAAGGATGTTTTGGAGGATGATTCTTCTAGGAAACTTTTAGAAACTTGCACTACCTCATGGTTATCTTCACGAAGTTTACTCCGTGGTAATTTTGTGATAGTCCCATTACTTTCAAGGAAATGTGTATTCCGGGTGATAGGTTCTGAAAGATTGTCTTCAGTTGGTCAGAATCTGAATAATAGAAATAATGGTCCTGCCACTGGAGCTCCAGACTTAAGCAAAGGCATGGTGTGTGTTTTTTCTGTAGATCGGGGAACAAAAGTGCACTTGCTATTACCAAGAAATTCTATGGTTGAAACTTCAGTAACAAGCTCTCTGACGCATCCTGAAGTTAGACATGGAAGTAACATAGAGAGTATGGGAGTCAGCGTTTCAAAGTTGGGAGGCCTTTCCACAGAATTTTCCATTCTGAAAGATATTATAGTTTCGTCAGCTGTGAAGGGTTCGGTTGCAAG CTTGGGTCTACGTCCCACAAAGGGAGTGCTTCTTCATGGCCCACCAGGAACAGGAAAAACTACTTTGGCTCGAGTATGTGCTAATGATGTAGGTGTTAACTTATTTTTAGTCAGTGGACCTGAAATTATTAGTCAATACCAAGGAGAAAGCGAACAAGCATTGGATGAAGTGTTTAAAAAAGCCAGCCTTGCTGTGCCCGCCGTG ATTTTCATAGACGAATTGGATGCGATTGCACCTGCACGCAAAGATGGAGGAGACCAGGTTTCTCAAAGAATGGTTGCTACTCTCTTAAATCTGATGGATGGGATGAGTAGAACTGATGGGATACTAGTTGTTGCTGCAACAAACCGGCCTGATAGCATTGAGCCTGCGCTTAGGAGACCCGGAAGGCTTGACCGAGAAATTGAAATTG GGGTTCCTTCTCCTCAACAACGTTATGAAATATTGCTCGCACTTCTTAGGGAAATGCAGCATTCACTTTCTGACAAGGATGTTCTAACTCTTGCAATGGCCACACATGGTTTTGTTGGTGCTGATTTAGCTGCTCTTTGCAATGAAGCAGCATTGATTTGCCTTCGACAATTTGTTAATTTGAATGTCTGCATTGGAgaacaatatttcaaaatttcaactgCTGCCAATGATTCAGTTAGTTCAACGTCTAGTCGCTCAGATATTGTTTGCTTGAGCAGTGATATGGATATTTGTCAAGTTTTGGGAGATTCTATTAATAGTAATTTGGAGGCTTCTTTTTCCCATGATTCAGAAATAGTAAGCTCATCAGACTTTATGGATGGAATTGGAACAACTGGGGCTTGCGCTCCAAAGGGTGACTTAAAAGTTACTTCCGAGGACTTTGAGAAGGCTAGAGATAGAATAAGACCGAGTGCTATGAGAGAG GTGGTTCTTGAAGTTCCCAAGGTTTCCTGGGAAGATGTTGGTGGCCAGATGGAGGTTAAGATGCAATTAATGGAAGCTGTGGAGTGGCCTCAAAAGCACAAGGATGCTTTCAAGCGCATTGGAACCCGTCCCCCTACAGGAATTTTGCTCTTTGGTCCTCCAGGATGCAGCAAAACTCTTTTGGCTCGTGCAGTAGCTTCTGAAGCGGGGTTGAATTTTCTTGCAGTAAAGGGCCCTGAACTTTTTAGCAAATGGGTTGGTGAATCTGAGAAGGCTGTACAGTCGCTATTTGCGAAGGCAAGGGCAAATGCTCCTTCAATTATATTTTTCGATGAAATTGATGGTCTTGCTATAATTCGTGGAAAAGAAAGCGATGGAGTTTCAGTTGGTGATCGAGTTATGAGTCAACTACTTGTTGAGTTAGATG GTTTGCAACAAAGAGGTAGTGTCACTGTCATTGCTGCTACAAATCGGCCAGATAAGATTGACCCAGCTCTTCTGAGACCAG GACGCTTTGATCGACTGCTGTTCGTGGGACCACCGAATAAAAAGGATCGTGAAGATATATTTCGAGTCCATTTGCGCCGAATGCCATGTAGTTCTGATGTATGCATCAGTGAGCTCTCTCTTCTCACAGAGGGATGTACAGGCGCTGATATTTCTCTTATCTGCCGTGAAGCAGCAATGACAGCTATTGAA GAGAACCTATCGGCATCAGAAATTACAATGGGGCACTTAAAAGCTGGAATTAACCAAGTGCAGCCATCTGATGTGCAGATGTATTCAAAATTATCATTGAGGTTTCAGAGACTCGTTCATGCAACATCTAAGGAAGATAATTCTATATGTGAACCTATTTCAAGTAAACAAAGTCCAATCCCTTTATG GACCAAAATAAGATCTGCTATGCTTTTCCTTTATCGACTCCCGGATCTTTTACTGCAACGAGGTTCTTCCTAA